Proteins encoded by one window of Lutibacter sp. A64:
- a CDS encoding MFS transporter: MSSYKKNAFTYATIVAVGGFIFGLDAALISGTVNFITEEFSLNPLQLGFVVGAPSIGVLLALFFAGSACNYLGRKKTLQIIAALYLVSAVSSALAPSYWALVAARFLGGLAFSSISVASMYIGEIAPPKWRGKLVSMTQINIVLGLSAAYFINYLIIQFTNSDVSWVDNLGLRENTWRWMLGSEILPALIWLTLLYFIPRSPSWLMFNGKTEEAKNTLRKIIPEDEVTLNIQEMQNSMDISEQDHSIVSQLKQIFSKPMRVTFIIATTIAIAQQSTGINAILFYAPTVFEQIGGGSDAAFMQSIWIGLTSVVFTILGLLLVDKLGRRPLIIWGMVWIILSLGLCFYGFNSARYTINNNAIVELNEINNPERLNAIVGVEYDSDISFKKALEETLGEVDARNHESVLIQKAAKINAILILIGILSFIAAFHFSVGPVMWVLFSEIFPISIRGIAIPFFTLLTSIVSSMVQVFFPKQLATFGISNTLLFYAITVAIGLVILYKYLIETKGLTIEEIQLKLQNK; the protein is encoded by the coding sequence ATGAGTTCATATAAGAAAAATGCATTTACTTACGCAACAATTGTAGCAGTTGGAGGTTTTATTTTTGGCCTAGATGCTGCTTTAATTTCAGGAACTGTAAATTTTATTACAGAAGAATTTTCACTAAATCCATTACAATTAGGTTTTGTAGTAGGGGCTCCAAGTATTGGTGTTTTATTAGCGTTGTTTTTTGCGGGGAGTGCTTGTAATTACCTAGGTAGAAAAAAAACATTGCAAATAATAGCTGCACTATATTTAGTTTCAGCGGTCTCTTCGGCATTAGCACCAAGCTATTGGGCACTTGTAGCAGCTAGATTTTTAGGAGGGTTAGCTTTTAGTTCTATATCTGTAGCTTCTATGTATATAGGTGAAATTGCACCACCAAAATGGAGGGGTAAGTTGGTTTCTATGACACAAATAAATATTGTATTAGGGTTGTCTGCAGCTTACTTTATCAACTATTTAATTATTCAATTTACCAATTCAGATGTATCTTGGGTAGATAATTTAGGTTTAAGAGAAAACACCTGGAGATGGATGTTAGGTTCTGAAATTTTGCCAGCTCTTATATGGCTTACTTTACTTTACTTTATACCTAGAAGCCCGTCATGGTTAATGTTTAATGGAAAAACAGAGGAAGCTAAAAATACACTTAGAAAAATTATTCCTGAAGATGAAGTGACTCTTAATATACAAGAAATGCAAAATAGTATGGATATTAGTGAGCAAGATCATTCAATAGTTTCACAATTAAAGCAGATATTTAGTAAACCAATGCGTGTTACTTTCATAATTGCAACTACAATTGCAATTGCCCAACAATCTACAGGGATAAATGCAATTCTATTTTATGCGCCAACTGTTTTTGAACAAATAGGAGGTGGGTCAGATGCAGCGTTTATGCAATCTATTTGGATAGGTTTAACAAGTGTTGTTTTTACAATTTTAGGATTGTTATTAGTAGATAAATTGGGGCGAAGACCTTTAATTATTTGGGGTATGGTTTGGATAATTTTAAGTTTAGGACTATGTTTTTATGGATTTAATTCAGCACGCTATACAATTAATAATAATGCTATTGTTGAATTAAATGAAATTAATAACCCAGAAAGACTTAATGCAATTGTAGGTGTAGAATATGATAGTGATATTTCATTTAAAAAAGCATTAGAAGAAACATTAGGTGAAGTAGATGCTCGTAATCACGAAAGTGTTTTAATACAAAAAGCAGCTAAAATTAATGCTATTTTAATATTAATAGGTATCCTAAGTTTTATTGCAGCATTTCATTTTTCAGTAGGGCCTGTTATGTGGGTATTGTTTTCAGAAATATTCCCTATATCTATTCGTGGTATTGCCATTCCATTTTTTACTTTATTAACAAGTATTGTAAGTTCAATGGTACAAGTCTTTTTTCCAAAACAACTAGCAACATTTGGAATAAGTAATACATTGCTTTTTTATGCAATAACCGTTGCCATAGGATTGGTAATTTTATATAAATATTTAATAGAAACCAAAGGATTAACCATTGAAGAAATTCAACTAAAACTACAAAATAAATAA
- a CDS encoding family 16 glycosylhydrolase translates to MNYYKIYSFTLLLGVFLFISCGPEKHDNKTTKDTITESLYYPFSDSENKGGWVLNEEISDEFEGASIDTTKWFVEGLNGDYYIWKGRAPSQFVSHNVRVEDGKLKLRTNWEPDYDFFEESYTDGNMGTSKYGEYKGEPMPITTAAVVSKKRFLNGYMEVKSKVGNAAITGAFWAIGYEQELDVYELMGNPKNKKGNIREDSYLATAHDWSPPAERPTNVFQHTEDLPFRTADEFHVYGAEWGEDFLKLFIDGKLVHHFTQDDVGLDWVLNNPMEIWLDSEIFFWLGLPHKEELPVDFEIEYMRVWQKPSDNLLAKDRAFYGFEGPILFEENPRPLTMVPEDSKPNDYQKFWLIDDVSKKYFSIVEGQYASGVESLQFAGYGKNENFEVEKAAVLTPEGAINIPAGEYTFSMKVWLDQGRIADKIYVSFENPKLEIEFKDLSKLERRQWITLESTISKTEASAKNDQLKIEIRKEDLPKDKAPKLFIDDIAIKKTIK, encoded by the coding sequence ATGAATTATTACAAAATTTATAGTTTCACACTATTATTAGGAGTTTTCTTATTTATAAGTTGTGGACCAGAAAAACATGATAATAAAACTACTAAAGATACCATTACAGAATCTTTATATTACCCATTTTCAGATTCTGAAAATAAAGGAGGATGGGTATTAAATGAAGAAATTTCAGACGAATTTGAGGGAGCATCAATAGATACAACAAAATGGTTTGTTGAAGGTCTAAATGGTGATTATTACATTTGGAAAGGCCGTGCACCGTCTCAATTTGTTTCACATAATGTAAGAGTTGAAGATGGTAAATTAAAACTTAGAACAAACTGGGAACCAGATTATGATTTTTTTGAAGAAAGTTATACCGACGGAAATATGGGAACTTCTAAATATGGTGAATATAAAGGAGAACCAATGCCAATTACTACCGCTGCTGTAGTTTCTAAAAAACGCTTTTTAAATGGTTATATGGAAGTGAAATCTAAAGTTGGAAATGCAGCTATTACAGGTGCTTTTTGGGCTATAGGATACGAGCAAGAATTAGATGTATATGAGTTAATGGGAAATCCAAAAAATAAAAAAGGTAATATTAGAGAAGATTCTTATTTAGCAACTGCTCATGATTGGAGTCCACCTGCTGAAAGACCAACAAATGTGTTTCAACATACAGAGGATTTACCGTTTAGAACTGCAGATGAATTTCATGTATATGGTGCCGAATGGGGTGAAGATTTCTTAAAACTATTTATTGATGGAAAATTAGTACATCATTTTACTCAAGATGATGTTGGCCTAGATTGGGTGCTAAATAATCCAATGGAAATTTGGTTAGATTCTGAAATTTTCTTTTGGTTAGGTCTTCCTCATAAAGAAGAATTACCAGTAGATTTTGAAATAGAATATATGAGAGTTTGGCAAAAACCTTCAGATAATTTATTGGCAAAAGATCGTGCTTTTTATGGTTTTGAAGGCCCAATACTATTTGAAGAAAACCCAAGACCGTTAACTATGGTTCCAGAAGATTCTAAACCAAACGACTATCAGAAATTTTGGTTGATAGATGATGTTTCTAAAAAATATTTTTCTATTGTTGAAGGTCAATATGCAAGTGGTGTAGAAAGTCTTCAATTTGCAGGATATGGTAAAAATGAAAATTTTGAAGTTGAAAAAGCAGCTGTTTTAACTCCAGAAGGAGCAATTAATATTCCGGCAGGCGAATACACATTCTCTATGAAAGTATGGCTAGATCAAGGTAGAATTGCTGATAAAATTTATGTTTCTTTTGAAAATCCTAAGTTAGAAATTGAATTTAAAGATTTATCAAAATTAGAACGTCGTCAATGGATTACATTAGAATCAACTATTTCAAAAACTGAAGCTTCAGCTAAAAACGATCAACTTAAAATTGAAATTAGAAAAGAAGATTTACCTAAAGATAAAGCTCCTAAACTCTTTATTGATGACATTGCAATTAAAAAAACTATAAAATAA
- a CDS encoding glycoside hydrolase family 127 protein, translating into MSININNHNNAITNNSESPFAKLKSINFGDCKWNSGFWAEKVKNAEDKMLPYMGDLLCGDIGHALNNFKIAAGEKVGEHKGFYWHDGDFYKFMEAKMYIYGLTKNESLLKELDEYIAVIGRAQEDDGYIHTHIQITEGADRFENRKYHEMYNFGHLFIAASIHYRITKQRNFLDIAIKQADLLYTYFMPDTKHYQRFGFNQTQIMGLVELFRTTKDEKYLKLAEKFINRRGTYEIKHDDTTIGYPIGDMVQERTPLRESREAVGHAVLALYYYAGAADVYAETGEKALIEALDALWENITGKKMYVTGAVGQAHYGASTSLDMIEEGFIDAYMMPNMTAYNETCANLCNAMFSSRMMAIKDESRYADIIELVLYNSGLSGISIEGKDYFYSNPLRMVNNSRDYNSHADVTESPVRQPYLECFCCPPNLVRTICKTSGWAYNLSENGVAVVLFGGNNLDTTMLDGSPLKLSQDTDYPWKGIVKITVDECKNSAFEIKIRIPKWAVGSTLKVNGKDVGIAVNPGSFAVINRVWKAGDVILLDMPMEVTLVEGHNRIEEVRNQIAVKRGPIVYCIETPDLPKDTSILDVYFNGSSQLKATHENNFLGGVTVVETELLLRASKTEDMYQTVTKPSFTAFKTQLIPYFVWSNRGQAEMTVFMPVIWL; encoded by the coding sequence ATGAGTATAAATATAAACAACCATAACAACGCAATAACTAACAATTCAGAAAGTCCTTTTGCAAAATTAAAAAGTATAAACTTTGGTGATTGTAAATGGAATTCAGGATTTTGGGCTGAAAAAGTGAAAAATGCAGAAGATAAAATGCTTCCTTATATGGGAGATTTATTATGTGGAGATATAGGTCACGCTTTAAATAATTTTAAAATTGCAGCAGGTGAAAAAGTAGGAGAACATAAAGGTTTTTATTGGCACGATGGAGACTTTTATAAGTTTATGGAAGCTAAAATGTACATTTATGGACTTACTAAAAATGAGTCTTTACTAAAAGAATTAGATGAATATATTGCTGTAATTGGACGCGCTCAAGAGGACGATGGCTACATTCATACACATATTCAAATTACTGAAGGTGCTGATAGATTTGAAAATAGAAAATATCACGAAATGTATAATTTTGGGCATTTATTTATTGCAGCTTCTATACATTATAGAATTACTAAGCAACGTAATTTTTTAGATATAGCAATAAAACAAGCAGATTTATTGTATACTTATTTTATGCCAGACACCAAACATTATCAACGTTTTGGTTTTAACCAAACTCAAATTATGGGATTGGTAGAGTTGTTTAGAACAACAAAAGATGAGAAATATTTAAAACTTGCCGAAAAATTTATCAATAGAAGAGGAACTTATGAAATTAAACATGACGATACAACTATTGGTTATCCTATTGGAGATATGGTTCAAGAAAGAACTCCTTTAAGAGAATCTAGAGAAGCTGTTGGTCATGCTGTTTTGGCCTTATATTACTATGCAGGAGCAGCTGACGTATATGCTGAAACCGGAGAAAAAGCATTAATTGAAGCGTTAGATGCTTTATGGGAAAATATTACAGGTAAAAAAATGTATGTAACTGGTGCTGTTGGCCAGGCACATTATGGAGCTTCTACTAGTTTAGATATGATTGAAGAAGGATTTATTGATGCGTATATGATGCCGAATATGACTGCCTATAACGAAACCTGTGCTAACTTATGTAATGCCATGTTTAGTAGTAGAATGATGGCTATTAAAGATGAGTCGAGATATGCAGATATTATTGAATTAGTATTGTATAATAGTGGTTTATCAGGTATTAGTATAGAAGGAAAAGACTATTTCTACTCCAATCCTTTAAGAATGGTAAATAATTCTAGAGATTATAATTCTCATGCAGATGTAACTGAAAGTCCAGTAAGACAACCTTATTTAGAGTGTTTTTGTTGTCCACCAAATTTAGTACGTACTATTTGTAAAACTTCAGGATGGGCGTATAACTTATCAGAAAACGGTGTAGCGGTAGTATTATTTGGAGGAAATAATTTAGATACAACTATGTTAGATGGTTCACCTTTAAAACTTTCTCAAGATACAGATTATCCTTGGAAAGGGATAGTGAAAATTACTGTTGATGAATGTAAGAATTCAGCTTTTGAAATTAAAATTCGTATCCCTAAATGGGCCGTTGGAAGTACCTTAAAAGTAAATGGTAAAGATGTAGGTATTGCAGTTAATCCAGGTAGTTTTGCAGTAATAAATAGAGTTTGGAAAGCTGGAGATGTTATTCTGTTAGATATGCCAATGGAAGTAACTTTAGTTGAAGGTCATAACCGAATAGAAGAAGTTAGAAATCAAATTGCTGTTAAAAGAGGTCCAATTGTATATTGTATCGAAACTCCTGACTTGCCTAAAGATACATCTATTTTAGATGTTTATTTTAATGGTTCTTCGCAATTAAAAGCAACTCATGAAAACAACTTTTTAGGAGGTGTAACAGTTGTAGAAACAGAACTTTTATTAAGGGCTAGTAAAACAGAAGATATGTACCAAACCGTTACAAAACCGAGCTTTACAGCGTTTAAAACACAGTTAATTCCTTATTTTGTATGGAGCAATAGAGGACAAGCTGAAATGAC